Proteins encoded together in one Onychomys torridus chromosome 1, mOncTor1.1, whole genome shotgun sequence window:
- the LOC118583967 gene encoding repetin-like isoform X1 — protein sequence MQGTRDSIPAYYRETRTSSQLTTERPGQHPSSLRRDQDITPAYYGETRTSPQLTTERPGQHPSLLRRDQDIIPAYYGETRTASQLTTERPGQHPSLLQRDQDIIPAYYGETRTSPQLTTERPGQHPSSLWRDQDITPAYYGETRTASQLTMERPGHHPSLLRRDQDITPAYYGETRTSPQLTTERPGHHPSLLRRDQDSIPAYYGETRTASQLTMERPGHHPSLLRRDQDITPAHYGETRTASQLTMERPGQHPSSLWRDQDSIPAHYGETRTSSQLTMERPGHHPSLLWRDQDIIPAHYGETRTASQLTTERPGHHPSLLRRDQDSIPAHYGETRTASQLTMERPGQHPSLLWRDQDSIPAYYRETRTSP from the coding sequence ATGCAAGGAACCCGGGACAGTATCCCAGCTTACTACAGAGAGACCAGGACATCATCCCAGCTTACTACAGAGAGACCAGGACAGCATCCCAGCTCACTACGGAGAGACCAGGACATCACCCCAGCTTACTACGGAGAGACCAGGACATCACCCCAGCTTACTACGGAGAGACCAGGACAGCATCCCAGCTTACTACGGAGAGACCAGGACATCATCCCAGCTTACTACGGAGAGACCAGGACAGCATCCCAGCTTACTACGGAGAGACCAGGACAGCATCCCAGCTTACTACAGAGAGACCAGGACATCATCCCAGCTTACTATGGAGAGACCAGGACATCACCCCAGCTTACTACGGAGAGACCAGGACAGCATCCCAGCTCACTATGGAGAGACCAGGACATCACCCCAGCTTACTACGGAGAGACCAGGACAGCATCCCAGCTCACTATGGAGAGACCAGGACATCACCCCAGCTTACTACGGAGAGACCAGGACATCACCCCAGCTTACTACGGAGAGACCAGGACATCACCCCAGCTTACTACGGAGAGACCAGGACATCACCCCAGCTTACTACGGAGAGACCAGGACAGCATCCCAGCTTACTACGGAGAGACCAGGACAGCATCCCAGCTCACTATGGAGAGACCAGGACATCACCCCAGCTTACTACGGAGAGACCAGGACATCACCCCAGCTCACTATGGAGAGACCAGGACAGCATCCCAGCTCACTATGGAGAGACCAGGACAGCATCCCAGCTCACTATGGAGAGACCAGGACAGCATCCCAGCTCACTATGGAGAGACCAGGACATCATCCCAGCTTACTATGGAGAGACCAGGACATCATCCCAGCTTACTATGGAGAGACCAGGACATCATCCCAGCTCACTATGGAGAGACCAGGACAGCATCCCAGCTCACTACGGAGAGACCAGGACATCATCCCAGCTTACTACGGAGAGACCAGGACAGCATCCCAGCTCACTATGGAGAGACCAGGACAGCATCCCAGCTCACTATGGAGAGACCAGGACAGCATCCCAGCTTACTATGGAGAGACCAGGACAGCATCCCAGCTTACTACAGAGAGACCAGGACATCACCCTAG
- the LOC118583967 gene encoding repetin-like isoform X2, producing MERPGHHPSLLRRDQDSIPAHYGETRTSPQLTTERPGHHPSLLRRDQDITPAYYGETRTSPQLTTERPGQHPSLLRRDQDSIPAHYGETRTSPQLTTERPGHHPSSLWRDQDSIPAHYGETRTASQLTMERPGQHPSSLWRDQDIIPAYYGETRTSSQLTMERPGHHPSSLWRDQDSIPAHYGETRTSSQLTTERPGQHPSSLWRDQDSIPAHYGETRTASQLTMERPGQHPSLLQRDQDITLAYYRETRTSPQLTTEPFTCPAAARSHTAFKEAVNENDGQVCSVTRAHGVSPGNGTGFLSTVASRVDS from the coding sequence ATGGAGAGACCAGGACATCACCCCAGCTTACTACGGAGAGACCAGGACAGCATCCCAGCTCACTATGGAGAGACCAGGACATCACCCCAGCTTACTACGGAGAGACCAGGACATCACCCCAGCTTACTACGGAGAGACCAGGACATCACCCCAGCTTACTACGGAGAGACCAGGACATCACCCCAGCTTACTACGGAGAGACCAGGACAGCATCCCAGCTTACTACGGAGAGACCAGGACAGCATCCCAGCTCACTATGGAGAGACCAGGACATCACCCCAGCTTACTACGGAGAGACCAGGACATCACCCCAGCTCACTATGGAGAGACCAGGACAGCATCCCAGCTCACTATGGAGAGACCAGGACAGCATCCCAGCTCACTATGGAGAGACCAGGACAGCATCCCAGCTCACTATGGAGAGACCAGGACATCATCCCAGCTTACTATGGAGAGACCAGGACATCATCCCAGCTTACTATGGAGAGACCAGGACATCATCCCAGCTCACTATGGAGAGACCAGGACAGCATCCCAGCTCACTACGGAGAGACCAGGACATCATCCCAGCTTACTACGGAGAGACCAGGACAGCATCCCAGCTCACTATGGAGAGACCAGGACAGCATCCCAGCTCACTATGGAGAGACCAGGACAGCATCCCAGCTTACTATGGAGAGACCAGGACAGCATCCCAGCTTACTACAGAGAGACCAGGACATCACCCTAGCTTACTACAGAGAGACCAGGACATCACCCCAGCTCACTACGGAACCTTTCACATGCCCTGCTGCAGCCCGCAGCCACACTGCCTTCAAGGAAGCCGTGAATGAGAATGATGGCCAGGTCTGTTCTGTCACCAGGGCTCACGGGGTGTCACCAGGGAATGGAACAGGCTTTCTTTCCACTGTGGCCAGTAGGGTTGACAGCTGA